The following proteins are co-located in the Camelina sativa cultivar DH55 chromosome 12, Cs, whole genome shotgun sequence genome:
- the LOC104729333 gene encoding uncharacterized protein LOC104729333, which translates to MLLTLRASFVLPITTLKPRFLYNIPHHYHHIDFCKSSPLLKSRRTYAQNDDSSSSSTGGGGNRPVSSSDDDSTKKDQFGGFSFKWRELLNPDQDNFVAVALAGVLTWASLQVLSQLFFISFAILVAALKYSFIAALLIFILVTLL; encoded by the coding sequence ATGTTGTTAACATTGAGAGCTTCTTTTGTGCTGCCTATAACGACCTTAAAGCCTCGTTTTTTATACAACATTCCGCACCATTATCACCATATCGATTTCTGCAAGTCCTCCCCATTATTAAAGAGTAGAAGAACATATGCTCAAAATGacgactcttcttcttcttctactggtGGTGGTGGAAACAGACCGGTTAGTAGTAGCGATGATGATTCGACCAAGAAAGACCAATTTGGTGGTTTCAGTTTCAAGTGGAGGGAGCTGTTGAATCCGGATCAGGACAACTTTGTTGCTGTTGCGTTAGCTGGGGTATTGACTTGGGCTAGCCTTCAAGTCTTGTCTCAgcttttcttcatctctttcgCTATCCTTGTCGCTGCTCTCAAGTATTCTTTTATTGCTGCTCTACTCATTTTCATTCTCGTCACTCTCCTCTAG
- the LOC109124736 gene encoding protein SCAI-like isoform X2 encodes MAGEDVSRNFRALVENADRKFARVRDLPTFGRAQSHYFHKVFKAYMKLWNYQQSHRSKLVESGLNRCEIGEIASRIGQLYFSQYMRTSEARFLLESYVFYEAIFRRRYFEGEAQEGKDLGARFKELRFYARFLLVSLIVDRKDMVLHLAEKLRVLVDDSKSNFRETNFKEWRLVVQEITRFIQSDTDLTYVRPLRYCAMLDSYPASQTYLARFHAKKLFKFRDALLASYHRNEVKYAEVTLDTYRMMQCLEWEPSGSFYQKKPVETKENGFVIDHTLTSGLIDMKLAADMADPTLPPNPRKAILYRPSVSHLLAVLAMICDELSPECVMLIYLSASGGPARENVAQPENSVGSSRTSKSKLLARASQEQKSYKSEPHSNGKMLSGDYYEDHLWLGPRGGSGSNNLYPGDLIPFTRKPLFLIIDSDTSRAFKAGSEWSRERRACCYASFTSEAIIREPIY; translated from the exons ATGGCGGGTGAAGATGTTTCGAGAAATTTCCGAGCTTTGGTGGAGAACGCAGACCGGAAATTCGCGAGAGTTCGCGATCTCCCAACGTTTGGAAGAGCACAGAGTCACTACTTCCACAAGGTATTCAAAGCTTATATGAAGCTATGGAATTATCAGCAATCTCACAGGTCGAAGCTGGTCGAGTCCGGTTTAAACCGATGTGAAATCGGCGAGATCGCGAGCCGGATTGGTCAGCTTTACTTTAGTCAGTACATGAGGACTAGTGAAGCTAGGTTCCTTCTTGAGTCTTATGTCTTCTACGAAGCGATTTTTAGGAGGAGGTACTTTGAAGGAGAAGCTCAGGAGGGGAAAGATCTTGGTGCTCGTTTCAAGGAGTTACGTTTCTATGCGaggtttttgcttgtttctttgattGTGGATCGGAAAGATATGGTTTTGCACTTGGCTGAGAAGCTTAGGGTTTTGGTTGATGACAGCAAATCTAATTTCAgg gAGACAAACTTTAAGGAGTGGAGGCTAGTTGTGCAAGAGATCACTAGGTTTATACAATCTGATACAGACTTAACTTATGTCAGGCCTCTACGTTACTGTGCAATGCTTGATTCTTATCCAGCTTCTCAGACATATCTAGCTCGGTTTCACGCTAAGAAATTGTTCAAGTTTCGTGATGCTCTCTTGGCAAGCTATCACCGTAATGAG GTGAAATATGCTGAAGTCACGTTGGATACTTATAGAATGATGCAGTGTTTAGAATGGGAACCCAGTGgatctttttaccaaaaaaagccTGTTGAAACGAAGGAGAATGGTTTTGTGATTGATCACACTTTAACCTCTGGGCTTATAGATATGAAGTTAGCTGCTGATATGGCTGATCCAACATTACCTCCTAATCCTAGGAAAGCAATTCTTTATCGCCCCTCAGTATCCCACTTGCTAGCG GTCTTGGCAATGATTTGTGATGAGCTTTCTCCAGAGTGCGTGATGCTTATATATTTGTCAGCTTCAG GTGGTCCTGCTCGTGAAAATGTTGCGCAACCAGAGAACTCTGTTGGTTCAAGCAGAACATCAAAAAGTAAGCTGCTTGCTCGAGCCTCCCAAGAACAGAAAAGTTACAAGTCAGAACCACATAGTAATGGAAAAATGTTGTCTGGTGATTATTATGAGGATCATCTCTGGTTAGGTCCTAGAGGAGGCTCTG GCTCAAACAACCTTTACCCTGGTGACCTAATCCCTTTTACACGAAAACCGCTTTTCTTGATCATTGATAGCGACACTAGCCGTGCATTCAAGGCAG GTTCTGAGTGGAGCAGAGAGAGGCGAGCCTGTTGCTATGCTTCTTTCACCTCTGAAGCCATCATTCGAGAACCCATCTACTGA
- the LOC109124736 gene encoding protein SCAI homolog isoform X1 produces MAGEDVSRNFRALVENADRKFARVRDLPTFGRAQSHYFHKVFKAYMKLWNYQQSHRSKLVESGLNRCEIGEIASRIGQLYFSQYMRTSEARFLLESYVFYEAIFRRRYFEGEAQEGKDLGARFKELRFYARFLLVSLIVDRKDMVLHLAEKLRVLVDDSKSNFRETNFKEWRLVVQEITRFIQSDTDLTYVRPLRYCAMLDSYPASQTYLARFHAKKLFKFRDALLASYHRNEVKYAEVTLDTYRMMQCLEWEPSGSFYQKKPVETKENGFVIDHTLTSGLIDMKLAADMADPTLPPNPRKAILYRPSVSHLLAVLAMICDELSPECVMLIYLSASGGPARENVAQPENSVGSSRTSKSKLLARASQEQKSYKSEPHSNGKMLSGDYYEDHLWLGPRGGSGSNNLYPGDLIPFTRKPLFLIIDSDTSRAFKVLSGAERGEPVAMLLSPLKPSFENPSTDDTDALNGSQFTFFLTAPLQAFSQMLGLSNSNPDPEVYDEAESILSASFSEWETILLTSKVLNLVWAQVLPDPFLRRLILRFIFCRSVLTSFSRTEDDDDPYLPQCHPNLPELLSPVSKPVQSSVQRLADHLGVAKSFHFNKT; encoded by the exons ATGGCGGGTGAAGATGTTTCGAGAAATTTCCGAGCTTTGGTGGAGAACGCAGACCGGAAATTCGCGAGAGTTCGCGATCTCCCAACGTTTGGAAGAGCACAGAGTCACTACTTCCACAAGGTATTCAAAGCTTATATGAAGCTATGGAATTATCAGCAATCTCACAGGTCGAAGCTGGTCGAGTCCGGTTTAAACCGATGTGAAATCGGCGAGATCGCGAGCCGGATTGGTCAGCTTTACTTTAGTCAGTACATGAGGACTAGTGAAGCTAGGTTCCTTCTTGAGTCTTATGTCTTCTACGAAGCGATTTTTAGGAGGAGGTACTTTGAAGGAGAAGCTCAGGAGGGGAAAGATCTTGGTGCTCGTTTCAAGGAGTTACGTTTCTATGCGaggtttttgcttgtttctttgattGTGGATCGGAAAGATATGGTTTTGCACTTGGCTGAGAAGCTTAGGGTTTTGGTTGATGACAGCAAATCTAATTTCAgg gAGACAAACTTTAAGGAGTGGAGGCTAGTTGTGCAAGAGATCACTAGGTTTATACAATCTGATACAGACTTAACTTATGTCAGGCCTCTACGTTACTGTGCAATGCTTGATTCTTATCCAGCTTCTCAGACATATCTAGCTCGGTTTCACGCTAAGAAATTGTTCAAGTTTCGTGATGCTCTCTTGGCAAGCTATCACCGTAATGAG GTGAAATATGCTGAAGTCACGTTGGATACTTATAGAATGATGCAGTGTTTAGAATGGGAACCCAGTGgatctttttaccaaaaaaagccTGTTGAAACGAAGGAGAATGGTTTTGTGATTGATCACACTTTAACCTCTGGGCTTATAGATATGAAGTTAGCTGCTGATATGGCTGATCCAACATTACCTCCTAATCCTAGGAAAGCAATTCTTTATCGCCCCTCAGTATCCCACTTGCTAGCG GTCTTGGCAATGATTTGTGATGAGCTTTCTCCAGAGTGCGTGATGCTTATATATTTGTCAGCTTCAG GTGGTCCTGCTCGTGAAAATGTTGCGCAACCAGAGAACTCTGTTGGTTCAAGCAGAACATCAAAAAGTAAGCTGCTTGCTCGAGCCTCCCAAGAACAGAAAAGTTACAAGTCAGAACCACATAGTAATGGAAAAATGTTGTCTGGTGATTATTATGAGGATCATCTCTGGTTAGGTCCTAGAGGAGGCTCTG GCTCAAACAACCTTTACCCTGGTGACCTAATCCCTTTTACACGAAAACCGCTTTTCTTGATCATTGATAGCGACACTAGCCGTGCATTCAAG GTTCTGAGTGGAGCAGAGAGAGGCGAGCCTGTTGCTATGCTTCTTTCACCTCTGAAGCCATCATTCGAGAACCCATCTACTGATGATACGGACGCACTCAACGGAAGTCAGTTTACCTTTTTCTTAACAGCACCTTTACAAGCATTCAGTCAAATGCTGGGCCTCTCAAACTCAAACCCCGACCCG GAAGTTTATGATGAAGCAGAGAGCATACTTTCTGCTTCCTTCTCAGAGTGGGAAACGATTCTGTTGACTTCCAAAGTCTTGAATCTTGTCTGGGCACAAGTCTTGCCTGATCCATTCTTGAGACGGCTGATTCTAAG ATTCATATTCTGCCGGTCTGTACTCACATCCTTCAGCCGcacagaggatgatgatgaccCGTATTTACCTCAGTGCCACCCGAACCTCCCAGAGCTGCTCTCACCGGTATCAAAACCGGTGCAGTCCTCAGTACAACGACTAGCTGATCACTTGGGTGTAGCCAAATCTTTCCACTTCAACAAGACATAA
- the LOC104729334 gene encoding uncharacterized protein LOC104729334, whose protein sequence is MGKGGAKKHTNTQGGGGGPNLKSVLRHDHLKNLALWSSAGDTPIPSLASLFGRRLAAATDPDLVVSCQRCETILKPGFNCDVRIDKVSSKQKKKGRTRCNKSNICLPQNNVVYHCNFCSHRNLKRGTVKGQMKEIYPFKQKAPRPNKINQEMTVMPQSNMLSSSPVRSVEKDQVEEVNTPKPPMMLTLDRDKRIRKSKSKKPIESQSVAEKTVGGSNQRKIKPWTGMKEIAETNKTSSRTNLRIPFLL, encoded by the exons ATGGGCAAAGGAGGAGCTAAGAAGCATACAAACACtcaaggaggaggaggaggacctAATCTCAAATCCGTACTAAGACATGATCACTTGAAAAATCTCGCCCTCTGGTCTTCCGCCGGAGATACTCCCATCCCCTCTCTTGCTTCCTTGTTCGGTCGACGTCTCGCTGCCGCTACTGATCCTGATCTCGTCGTCTCTTGCCAAAG GTGTGAGACCATACTTAAGCCAGGCTTTAATTGCGATGTCAGAATCGACAAGGTTTCTtctaagcagaagaagaaaggaagaaccAGGTGCAACAAGTCTAACATCTGTTTGCCTCAGAACAATGTTGTTTACCATTGCAATTTCTGTTCTCACCGGAACCTTAAGAGAGGTACTGTGAAAGGTCAGATGAAAGAGATTTACCCTTTCAAGCAGAAAGCTCCTCGTCCTAATAAGATCAATCAAGAGATGACAGTGATGCCTCAAAGTAACatgctttcttcttcacctgtGAGAAGTGTCGAGAAAGATCAGGTGGAGGAGGTGAATACACCGAAGCCGCCGATGATGCTTACTCTGGATAGGGATAAGAGGATACGAAAATCCAAGAGTAAGAAACCGATTGAGTCTCAAAGTGTTGCGGAGAAAACAGTTGGTGGATCAAATCAGAGGAAGATAAAACCATGGACAGGTATGAAAGAGATAGCTGAGACTAACAAGACTTCTTCTAGAACAAACTTAAGGATACCTTTTCTCTTGTGA
- the LOC109127890 gene encoding probable signal peptidase complex subunit 1 → MDWQGQKLAEQLMQILLLIAAVVAFVVGYATESFRTMMLIYAGGVVLTTLITIPNWPCFNRHPLKWLDPSEAEKYPKPEVVAVSSKKKSSKKXFFQSYLL, encoded by the coding sequence aTGGATTGGCAAGGGCAGAAATTGGCGGAGCAGTTAATGCAGATCTTGCTTCTGATCGCAGCGGTTGTGGCGTTCGTTGTTGGTTACGCAACGGAGTCGTTTAGGACGATGATGTTGATCTACGCTGGAGGTGTAGTTCTCACGACTCTGATCACTATACCAAATTGGCCTTGCTTTAATCGTCATCCTCTCAAGTGGTTAGATCCAAGTGAAGCTGAGAAGTATCCTAAACCTGAAGTTGTTGCTGTTAGCTCGAAGAAGAAATCTTCTAAAAAGTANTTTTTTCAATCTTATCTTCTTTAG